ACTATGTATTGAGTAACCTGTGATTCTTTTTCACTGTTACATGAACCCTTTAAATAAATTGTCTTGCTTTCATCTGCCATGACATCAGCTTTATAGGTGTGCCGCTCTCTCTGGGGTGTTTCAAAAGTTAGTTCAACCCGATAAAAAGTTTCTGAATCATTCTGCTCAACAATCTGACCAGTAACTTTGTATTTAAACCAATCCCAGCCATGTTGCCAAATTAGGTCTCTTTCTAAGAATTGTACTGGAAAAGGTAAAATTCCCCAGCCGCGATAGACGTTTTTCAAGCCATGAATATTACCCGTCTGCGTCAAAATTGAGGCAAATGAGGCTGAATCGAGATAACCATAATATCTGCCTTCGGGAAAGTCGATAGCAGTAGGTGCAAAGCGATGACCACCAATATGGCTTGCTTGCCAAACCCGAACTTGGCTCAAAGACAAGTCAGAAACAGTAGCTAAAGCTTGGCGATAAAAAGGATTACCATATTTGGCGCAGCATTTGTCGTGACTGCCATGAGTACACACTAAAATATCTCGAGTTGGACCTTCTACAGGCGCAACATTTAGCGGATTACCTGCCAAATAGTCTTTTACTAAAGGAGCAGCTTGGGTGATATCTGGAACATGAAATTCCTGCTTGCTGTAACAATTTGAAAGACCTAATTTTTTTGAAAAATTATCACTTTTAGATAGTTTTCCTACTTGATTTTTTCGTTGTAAATTAATAAAAACTTGGTCTTGAAATGATCGTAGTCTGAATAAACTTCCTCTCCTAGCTCTCTTAAGTTAGCAGGAATCAATATGGAGTCAAGATCATATGAATCCCAAGGGGGTGGACATTCAACTAATACATATTTTTCATGAGTAGATGCAGAGCCAATGATATCCACTCCAGCTTGGCGTGAACTCTCAGCACAAAAGAAATGATCCATAATTTCAATTCCTGATTGAGACGTTTACCAGGTGATTCGATAGC
This window of the Chroococcidiopsis sp. CCMEE 29 genome carries:
- a CDS encoding sucrase ferredoxin, yielding MNLQRKNQVGKLSKSDNFSKKLGLSNCYSKQEFHVPDITQAAPLVKDYLAGNPLNVAPVEGPTRDILVCTHGSHDKCCAKYGNPFYRQALATVSDLSLSQVRVWQASHIGGHRFAPTAIDFPEGRYYGYLDSASFASILTQTGNIHGLKNVYRGWGILPFPVQFLERDLIWQHGWDWFKYKVTGQIVEQNDSETFYRVELTFETPQRERHTYKADVMADESKTIYLKGSCNSEKESQVTQYIVENLVRI